Proteins from one Nicotiana tabacum cultivar K326 chromosome 23, ASM71507v2, whole genome shotgun sequence genomic window:
- the LOC142177182 gene encoding serine/threonine-protein phosphatase 7 long form homolog, which yields MEVPPIHPGPSSDELLSLEGDHRSSHIWEGELLAQNLCVRRVGDMWDFLKGKVLHPYVVRRLQDTGFYRILEIRRLQLDWSLITALIERWRPETHTFHLHIGEATITLQDVEIIYGLPVDGHPVALPQAMRELTGG from the coding sequence atggaggTTCCGCCTATACATCCCGGACCTTCTAGCGATGAGCTACTGTCGTTAGAGGGCGATCATAGGTCCTCCCACATATGGGAGGGAGAGTTACTGGCCCAGAATCTCTGTGTCAGGAGAGTGGGCGACATGTGGGACTTTCTGAAGGGCAAAGTTCTCCATCCCTATGTAGTCAGACGCCTGCAGGATACGGGCTTCTATAGGATTTTGGAGATCAGGCGGCTGCAGCTCGATTGGTCTTTGATCACGgccctgatagagcggtggcgaccggagacgcacacattcCACTTGCacattggcgaggccaccatcacactgcAGGACGTGGAGATTATATATGGGCTGCCCGTTGATGGACACCCCGTTGCTCTGCCGCAGGCCATGAGAGAGCTGACAGGTGGGTAG